In Scleropages formosus chromosome 18, fSclFor1.1, whole genome shotgun sequence, one DNA window encodes the following:
- the LOC108940470 gene encoding uncharacterized protein LOC108940470 isoform X1: protein MGCSSSSSQNISQEGNRPGTKPGDANGETTLVACNQNGTFFEESMTIAEQVQSILPHDPVICQESPAPATEALECLTAAEEAVADAESELLVVSSSPVAQQGPEPELRVTAQPEPSVDLEPTSESEPEPAPVCEPAPAPVRAAASEPEPSCDVSIVVAPGPASAPAPSPAPEPAAAEAEPKASVESAFTPEVTAAPEEAAVQELILSTEEEVVSQVEESAETPVLELVTSSDEEKDAEETSDRPDLAQAEEPATEGVIKEVRPLAEEAAVVCSVTADGTEAPSTQVSEPEPNVSVTSDPAGTENVKAPAISPELFQDPQSPAPGAKVEGDTGEKLEGEDPQDEGGEEAKTETHAEPSKTEEALALSAQTRA from the exons ATGGGCTGTTCTTCATCCAGCAGCCAGAACATCTCCCAGGAGGGAAACAGACCCGGGACCAAACCGGGGGACGCCAATGGGGAGACCACACtcg TGGCTTGCAATCAGAATGGCACCTTTTTTGAGGAGAGCATGACCATCGCAGAGCAGGTCCAGAGCATCCTACCCCATGATCCGGTGATCTGCCAGGAGTCTCCAGCACCGGCCACTGAAGCTTTAGAATGTCTTACAGCTGCCGAGGAGGCTGTGGCGGATGCTGAGTCGGAGCTCTTGGTCGTGAGCAGCTCTCCTGTGGCCCAGCAGGGTCCTGAACCTGAGTTGAGAGTGACCGCGCAGCCTGAGCCGAGCGTTGACCTTGAGCCGACAAGTGAATCTGAACCGGAGCCGGCACCCGTGTGCGAGCCCGCACCCGCACCTGTACGGGCTGCAGCGTCTGAGCCGGAGCCATCATGTGACGTGAGCATCGTTGTCGCACCTGGGCCAGCCTCTGCACCTGCTCCGTCACCTGCACCTGAACCAGCAGCTGCTGAAGCCGAGCCCAAAGCATCCGTTGAGTCCGCATTCACCCCTGAGGTCACCGCTGCTCCGGAGGAAGCCGCTGTCCAGGAGCTGATCCTCAGCACGGAAGAAGAGGTGGTCTCTCAAGTAGAGGAATCTGCAGAAACACCTGTTCTGGAACTGGTGACTTCCTCTGATGAGGAAAAGGATGCAGAAGAGACCTCCGACAGACCAGACCTGGCCCAGGCTGAAGAACCTGCTACAGAGGGAGTCATAAAGGAAGTCAGACCACTGGCGGAGGAAGCAGCAGTTGTCTGCAGCGTAACAGCCGACGGCACAGAAGCTCCATCCACTCAGGTCTCAGAGCCGGAACCGAATGTGagcgtgacctctgaccccgcTGGCACTGAGAACGTGAAGGCACCTGCCATCTCCCCCGAATTGTTCCAGGACCCCCAGAGTCCTGCACCAGGGGCCAAAGTTGAAG GTGATACGGGCGagaagctggagggggaggaccCCCAGGATGAGGGAGGTGAGGAGGCCAAGACAGAAACCCATGCTGAGCCCAGCAAGACTGAGGAGGCACTTG CCTTGTCAGCCCAAACCAGAGCTTGA
- the LOC108940470 gene encoding uncharacterized protein LOC108940470 isoform X2 translates to MGCSSSSSQNISQEGNRPGTKPGDANGETTLVACNQNGTFFEESMTIAEQVQSILPHDPVICQESPAPATEALECLTAAEEAVADAESELLVVSSSPVAQQGPEPELRVTAQPEPSVDLEPTSESEPEPAPVCEPAPAPVRAAASEPEPSCDVSIVVAPGPASAPAPSPAPEPAAAEAEPKASVESAFTPEVTAAPEEAAVQELILSTEEEVVSQVEESAETPVLELVTSSDEEKDAEETSDRPDLAQAEEPATEGVIKEVRPLAEEAAVVCSVTADGTEAPSTQVSEPEPNVSVTSDPAGTENVKAPAISPELFQDPQSPAPGAKVEGDTGEKLEGEDPQDEGGEEAKTETHAEPSKTEEALANSK, encoded by the exons ATGGGCTGTTCTTCATCCAGCAGCCAGAACATCTCCCAGGAGGGAAACAGACCCGGGACCAAACCGGGGGACGCCAATGGGGAGACCACACtcg TGGCTTGCAATCAGAATGGCACCTTTTTTGAGGAGAGCATGACCATCGCAGAGCAGGTCCAGAGCATCCTACCCCATGATCCGGTGATCTGCCAGGAGTCTCCAGCACCGGCCACTGAAGCTTTAGAATGTCTTACAGCTGCCGAGGAGGCTGTGGCGGATGCTGAGTCGGAGCTCTTGGTCGTGAGCAGCTCTCCTGTGGCCCAGCAGGGTCCTGAACCTGAGTTGAGAGTGACCGCGCAGCCTGAGCCGAGCGTTGACCTTGAGCCGACAAGTGAATCTGAACCGGAGCCGGCACCCGTGTGCGAGCCCGCACCCGCACCTGTACGGGCTGCAGCGTCTGAGCCGGAGCCATCATGTGACGTGAGCATCGTTGTCGCACCTGGGCCAGCCTCTGCACCTGCTCCGTCACCTGCACCTGAACCAGCAGCTGCTGAAGCCGAGCCCAAAGCATCCGTTGAGTCCGCATTCACCCCTGAGGTCACCGCTGCTCCGGAGGAAGCCGCTGTCCAGGAGCTGATCCTCAGCACGGAAGAAGAGGTGGTCTCTCAAGTAGAGGAATCTGCAGAAACACCTGTTCTGGAACTGGTGACTTCCTCTGATGAGGAAAAGGATGCAGAAGAGACCTCCGACAGACCAGACCTGGCCCAGGCTGAAGAACCTGCTACAGAGGGAGTCATAAAGGAAGTCAGACCACTGGCGGAGGAAGCAGCAGTTGTCTGCAGCGTAACAGCCGACGGCACAGAAGCTCCATCCACTCAGGTCTCAGAGCCGGAACCGAATGTGagcgtgacctctgaccccgcTGGCACTGAGAACGTGAAGGCACCTGCCATCTCCCCCGAATTGTTCCAGGACCCCCAGAGTCCTGCACCAGGGGCCAAAGTTGAAG GTGATACGGGCGagaagctggagggggaggaccCCCAGGATGAGGGAGGTGAGGAGGCCAAGACAGAAACCCATGCTGAGCCCAGCAAGACTGAGGAGGCACTTG CCAACAGCAAGTGA
- the pop1 gene encoding ribonucleases P/MRP protein subunit POP1 — MSGAKRRIRDKKMRNQPSSVTYSSAELDTRRDESCWHNGQGQRYEQSPQTRGRGPPPSGSTLGGQHDGWVRGCHGRAPQELPRFITASTFAMARAAEVQSMLKAVAKTTGSCHVFGALPKHMRRRAMSHNVKRLPRRLREGAQRMLEKSRQAGQKDKKDQPKSKSRKARRRHSNLLLEFNRRQRKNVWLETHIWHAKRFHMVKQWGYCLGDRPTYKCYRACHRAMGSSCLLQDLSYYCCLELMGPEGQLLGALSKLASKETGPTFAAAMCLSGRRQGSAVLYRADGYPTEPLGPVLFLWRPRSEGSTDRQLWIWAHPSLKQELLLELQSVCQCSQPVALPTLVTIASSSMEADPVVMPKGSAEEPPAGRKRKKMGRESDQTVPAKKIVGDGTRSPAAPTSWRSDSTGIVIGDLTMELVRYRLIGPLSHGVLADALTPASDCDGPSKTKPSFFWWPEHCKEESNMVLHQQQAHVFQQLRGLHSTAEVPSGCVLGLTVDDPRLTMPNGGKPLARIQRQQGGDGSSAEEAAQRLLMLQGVPEPCCQSSLWDRCVRDSVAHNKISEQELNRMKSELLVPGSRLQPTPLQGRVPILLMQQPGKQTGGEMVSWGVGWDLLLPKGWGMAFWVPLVYQGVRVGGLREALKHSQNKGAPHFPHDYPDCPTGAQFLQEQAAELCEKYKRRPPAKRPNYIKYGCLAPFLCPWQQLCEEWEVIVKEEDPTRTQPDPGAAAQEVTSQARFSVLRNRKVLQQLSAWCRPTSSRGQRLRQPAQLEQLTATSVESLSRAHCSCLVWVRISLLRRGHPVLHAMICAPTPEDLALLGSDPTCCGPLEPRHTDHFKSRVKRCKKGGSSGESAHKLEEGAEPGPAPSLTPGLWPDPLPSVTSHCSRVTLGWATQGDFSLTAGCGEALAFVSLTGLLHTLLQQPPNQRGVVLLRNPASLQYRFAKLTVEV; from the exons ATGTCTGGTGCTAAACGGAGGATACGTGATAAGAAGATGAGAAATCAGCCGAGCAGCGTCACTTACTCCTCAGCAGAATTGGACACCCGGCGAGATGAGAGTTGCTGGCACAACGGGCAAG GTCAGAGATACGAACAGTCCCCGCAGACCCGAGGCCGTGGCCCCCCACCCTCGGGCTCTACCTTGGGTGGTCAGCATGATGGCTGGGTCAGGGGCTGCCATGGAAGGGCTCCCCAGGAGCTGCCCAGGTTCATCACAG CATCCACCTTTGCTATGGCACGAGCGGCGGAAGTGCAGTCCATGCTGAAAGCAGTCGCCAAGACAACGGGCAGCTGTCATGTATTCGGAGCCCTCCCCAAGCACATGAGACGGAGGGCCATGAGCCACAACGTCAAGCGTCTGCCGCGAAGACTGAGGGAGGGGGCTCAGAGGATG ctggagaaaagcaggcAGGCTGGTCAAAAGGACAAGAAGGACCAACCAAAGAGCAAGAGTCGCAAAGCTCGCCGTCGCCACAGCAATCTGCTGCTTGAGTTCAACCGGCGCCAGAGGAAGAACGTGTGGCTGGAGACGCACATCTGGCACGCCAAGCGTTTCCATATGGTCAAACAGTGGGGCTACTGCCTGGGTGACAGACCCACCTACAAGTGCTACCGGGCTTGTCACAGGGCCATGGGCAGCAGCTGTCTGCTGCAG GACCTCTCCTACTACTGTTGTCTAGAGCTCATGGGACCAGAGGGGCAGCTGCTGGGGGCTCTGTCCAAGCTGGCCAGTAAGGAGACTG GCCCCACGTTTGCGGCGGCAATGTGCCTGTCTGGGAGACGGCAGGGCAGTGCAGTGCTGTACAGAGCAGATGGTTACCCCACAGAACCCCTGGGCCCTGTGCTCTTCCTCTGGAGGCCCAGGAGTGAAGGTTCCACTGATAGGCAGCTGTGGATCTGGGCTCATCCTTCTCTCAAACAG GAGCTCCTCCTTGAGCTACAGTCAGTCTGCCAGTGTTCTCAGCCTGTGGCTTTGCCTACTCTGGTCACCATTGCTTCATCTTCAATGGAAGCTGATCCAGTGGTGATGCCAAAGGGGTCAGCCGAGGAACCTCCTGCAGgcagaaagaggaagaagatggGGAGGGAATCAGACCAGACTGTCCCAGCAAAGAAGATCGTGGGTGATGGCACTCGGTCTCCAGCAGCTCCCACTTCCTGGAGGTCCGATTCTACTGGGATTGTCATCGG TGACTTGACCATGGAGCTTGTTCGCTACCGTCTGATTGGCCCGCTGTCCCATGGGGTTCTGGCGGACGCTTTGACTCCTGCTTCCGACTGTGAC GGTCCCAGCAAGACTAAGCCCTCGTTCTTCTGGTGGCCTGAACACTGCAAGGAGGAGAGCAACATGGTGCTTCATCAACAGCAGGCGCACGTCTTCCAGCAGCTCCGAG GCCTGCACTCGACAGCTGAAGTCCCATCAGGCTGTGTTCTCGGGCTCACCGTTGATGACCCCAGACTGACCATGCCTAACGGAGGCAAACCATTGGCCCGGATCCAGCGGCAACAAG GGGGTGATGGCAGCAGTGCAGAGGAGGCtgcacagaggctgctgatgctgcaGGGAGTTCCAGAACCCTGCTGCCAGAGCTCCCTGTGGGACCGGTGTGTCCGTGACAGCGTTGCACACAACAAGATTTCAGAGCAG GAGCTGAACCGGATGAAAAGTGAGCTGCTGGTCCCAGGTTCACGGCTCCAGCCTACCCCCCTCCAGGGTCGTGTGCCGATTCTACTCATGCAGCAGCCCGGAAAGCAGACTGGTGGGgagatggtgtcctggggtgtTGGTTGGGACCTCCTGCTACCCAAGGGCTGGGGCATGGCCTTCTGGGTCCCTCTG GTGTACCAGGGTGTGCGTGTTGGCGGCCTGCGGGAAGCACTCAAGCACTCCCAGAACAAAGGGGCTCCGCACTTCCCCCACGACTACCCAGACTGCCCGACAGGGGCACAGTTCCTCCAGGAACAGGCAGCAGAACTTTGCGAGAAGTACAAGAG ACGTCCCCCTGCCAAGAGGCCCAATTACATAAAGTACGGCTGCCTCGCCCCCTTCCTGTGCCCTTGGCAGCAGCTGTGTGAGGAGTGGGAGGTGATCGTGAAGGAGGAAGATCCCACACGAACCCAGCCTGACCCCGGGGCTGCTGCTCAGGAAGTGACATCACAGGCACGATTTAGTGTCCTGAG GAACAGGAAGGTCCTCCAGCAACTGTCTGCCTGGTGCAGACCCACCTCCTCCAGAGGTCAGAGGTTGCGACAGCCTgcgcagctggagcagctgacTGCGACATCGGTGGAATCTCTCTCCAGAGCTCACTGCAGCTGCTtggtgtgggttcgaatctcccTGCTGAGAAGGGGCCACCCTGTGCTGCACGCCATGATCTGTGCACCCACACCAGAGGACTTGGCACTGCTAGGGAGTGACCCCACCTGCTGTGGCCCCCTGGAGCCCCGCCACACCGACCACTTTAAGAGCAGAGTGAAGCGTTGCAAGAAGGGCGGATCATCCGGAGAATCCGCCCACAAGCTCGAGGAAGGTGCTGAGCctggccccgcccccagccttacgccagGCCTTTGGCCAGACCCGCTCCCAAGCGTGACCTCCCACTGCTCGCGGGTCACCCTGGGTTGGGCAACCCAGGGGGACTTTTCTCTGACAGCAGGCTGTGGGGAGGCACTGGCCTTTGTCAGCCTTACAGGTCTCCTGCATACACTCCTTCAGCAGCCCCCCAACCAGCGGGGTGTTGTTCTGCTCCGGAACCCGGCATCGCTGCAGTACCGCTTCGCCAAACTCACTGTGGAAGTGTGA
- the rida gene encoding 2-iminobutanoate/2-iminopropanoate deaminase: MSALIRKIINTGKAPAAIGPYSQAVVVDRTVYISGQLGMEPSSGQLVPGGVEAQTRQALVNMGEILKAAGCDFNNVMKTTVLLADMNDFNNVNEVYKQFFSKNFPARAAYQVAALPRGGLVEIEAIAVLGPVADSS; this comes from the exons ATGTCCGCTCTCATAAGGAAGATCATCAACACCGGGAAGGCTCCGGCGGCTATCGGGCCCTATAG CCAGGCCGTGGTGGTCGACCGCACCGTGTACATATCGGGGCAGCTGGGAATGGAACCGTCTTCTGGCCAGCTGGTTCCTGGAGGTGTGGAAGCCCAGACGAGACAG GCTCTTGTTAATATGGGGGAGATTCTGAAAGCCGCAGGGTGTGACTTCAACAATG TTATGAAGACGACGGTCCTTCTCGCAGACATGAATGACTTCAACAACGTGAACGAGGTGTACAAGCAAT TTTTCAGCAAGAACTTCCCTGCAAGAGCTGCTTACCAGGTGGCCGCTCTGCCCAGG GGTGGGCTTGTGGAGATCGAAGCCATTGCTGTGTTGGGTCCTGTTGCAGACTCCTCCTGA